A window of the Triplophysa rosa linkage group LG23, Trosa_1v2, whole genome shotgun sequence genome harbors these coding sequences:
- the vipr2 gene encoding vasoactive intestinal polypeptide receptor 2 isoform X1, whose product MNMNLASCLVLLLVWSARTVNGRHANCHFLYEMQMAEKECLGMLADEQPLNTEGCRGIWDNISCWHSADIGEVVVNTCPTALKNLFTRDGIISRNCTTNGWSDVHPSIQAVCFESKLNSTKLVFYMVVKTLYTLGHSLSLIALITGSTIFCLFRKLHCTRNYIHLNLFFSFILRAVAVLVKDAILFSHESVDCTKQPSLLGCKVSLIIFNYFIMANFYWLLVEGLYLHTLLMVIFSENRHFIIYLLIGWGFPTVFVISWIICRIYLEDTGCWERNDVPIPWRMIKWPIMASVILNFILFISIIRILVQKLRCPDVGGNDQSQYRRLAKSTLLLIPLFGINYVVFVYIIDENEEMENYKIFFELGLGSFQGLVVAILYCFFNSEVQSELKRKWRSLRLKRYIVRDYRLHSSSISRNGTDNMAQFHRNSRAQSFLQTETTVVTSGMYVPVTAQ is encoded by the exons CGCGAGTTGTCTAGTTCTACTTTTAGTTTGGAGCGCGCGCACG GTCAACGGAAGACATGCGAACTGTCACTTTCTGTATGAGATGCAGATGGCCGAGAAGGAATGTTTGGGCATGCTGGCAGACGAGCAGCCGCTGAATACAGAAG GATGCAGGGGAATTTGGGATAATATTTCATGCTGGCACAGTGCAGACATTGGAGAGGTGGTGGTCAATACCTGTCCCACCGCCCTCAAGAATCTGTTTACCAGAGATG gcATCATTAGCAGAAACTGCACTACGAATGGCTGGTCCGATGTGCATCCTAGCATCCAGGCCGTTTGCTTTGAGTCCAAACTAAACTCAACCAAG CTTGTTTTCTACATGGTGGTGAAGACACTGTACACGCTGGGACACAGTCTCTCTCTCATCGCGCTCATCACAGGCAGCACAATCTTCTGTCTCTTCAG AAAGCTTCATTGCACGAGGAACTACATCCATCTGAACTTGTTCTTCTCATTTATTCTGAGGGCTGTTGCTGTGCTGGTCAAAGATGCCATTTTGTTTTCCCATGAGAGCGTAGATTGTACGAAACAGCCATCACTG CTTGGTTGCAAGGTCAGTCTGATCATCTTCAACTACTTCATCATGGCAAACTTCTACTGGCTGCTGGTGGAAGGGCTATACCTGCACACCTTGCTGATGGTCATCTTCTCCGAGAACAGACATTTTATCATCTATCTACTCATCGGATGGG GATTCCCTACCGTGTTTGTGATTTCATGGATCATTTGTAGGATTTACTTGGAAGACACAGG ATGCTGGGAGAGAAACGACGTGCCGATCCCCTGGCGGATGATCAAGTGGCCCATCATGGCGTCTGTCATT ttGAACTTCATTCTGTTCATCAGTATCATTCGAATCCTTGTCCAAAAATTGAGATGCCCAGATGTTGGTGGAAATGACCAGTCTCAGTACAG GAGGTTGGCCAAGTCGACCCTTTTGTTGATTCCTCTGTTTGGAATCAACTATGTTGTTTTCGTTTACATCATCGATGAAAATGAAGAAATGGAGAACTATAAAATATTCTTTGAACTTGGCCTGGGGTCCTTTCAG GGCTTGGTGGTTGcgattttgtattgtttttttaattctgaG GTCCAAAGTGAACTCAAGAGAAAATGGCGGAGTTTGCGCTTGAAGCGCTACATCGTCCGAGACTATCGTCTGCACAGCTCGTCCATATCCAGGAACGGTACCGACAACATGGCCCAGTTCCACCGTAACTCCAGAGCGCAGTCCTTCCTGCAGACTGAGACCACCGTGGT CACTTCTGGGATGTACGTTCCAGTGACTGCACAATGA
- the vipr2 gene encoding vasoactive intestinal polypeptide receptor 2 isoform X2 produces MNMNLASCLVLLLVWSARTVNGRHANCHFLYEMQMAEKECLGMLADEQPLNTEGIISRNCTTNGWSDVHPSIQAVCFESKLNSTKLVFYMVVKTLYTLGHSLSLIALITGSTIFCLFRKLHCTRNYIHLNLFFSFILRAVAVLVKDAILFSHESVDCTKQPSLLGCKVSLIIFNYFIMANFYWLLVEGLYLHTLLMVIFSENRHFIIYLLIGWGFPTVFVISWIICRIYLEDTGCWERNDVPIPWRMIKWPIMASVILNFILFISIIRILVQKLRCPDVGGNDQSQYRRLAKSTLLLIPLFGINYVVFVYIIDENEEMENYKIFFELGLGSFQGLVVAILYCFFNSEVQSELKRKWRSLRLKRYIVRDYRLHSSSISRNGTDNMAQFHRNSRAQSFLQTETTVVTSGMYVPVTAQ; encoded by the exons CGCGAGTTGTCTAGTTCTACTTTTAGTTTGGAGCGCGCGCACG GTCAACGGAAGACATGCGAACTGTCACTTTCTGTATGAGATGCAGATGGCCGAGAAGGAATGTTTGGGCATGCTGGCAGACGAGCAGCCGCTGAATACAGAAG gcATCATTAGCAGAAACTGCACTACGAATGGCTGGTCCGATGTGCATCCTAGCATCCAGGCCGTTTGCTTTGAGTCCAAACTAAACTCAACCAAG CTTGTTTTCTACATGGTGGTGAAGACACTGTACACGCTGGGACACAGTCTCTCTCTCATCGCGCTCATCACAGGCAGCACAATCTTCTGTCTCTTCAG AAAGCTTCATTGCACGAGGAACTACATCCATCTGAACTTGTTCTTCTCATTTATTCTGAGGGCTGTTGCTGTGCTGGTCAAAGATGCCATTTTGTTTTCCCATGAGAGCGTAGATTGTACGAAACAGCCATCACTG CTTGGTTGCAAGGTCAGTCTGATCATCTTCAACTACTTCATCATGGCAAACTTCTACTGGCTGCTGGTGGAAGGGCTATACCTGCACACCTTGCTGATGGTCATCTTCTCCGAGAACAGACATTTTATCATCTATCTACTCATCGGATGGG GATTCCCTACCGTGTTTGTGATTTCATGGATCATTTGTAGGATTTACTTGGAAGACACAGG ATGCTGGGAGAGAAACGACGTGCCGATCCCCTGGCGGATGATCAAGTGGCCCATCATGGCGTCTGTCATT ttGAACTTCATTCTGTTCATCAGTATCATTCGAATCCTTGTCCAAAAATTGAGATGCCCAGATGTTGGTGGAAATGACCAGTCTCAGTACAG GAGGTTGGCCAAGTCGACCCTTTTGTTGATTCCTCTGTTTGGAATCAACTATGTTGTTTTCGTTTACATCATCGATGAAAATGAAGAAATGGAGAACTATAAAATATTCTTTGAACTTGGCCTGGGGTCCTTTCAG GGCTTGGTGGTTGcgattttgtattgtttttttaattctgaG GTCCAAAGTGAACTCAAGAGAAAATGGCGGAGTTTGCGCTTGAAGCGCTACATCGTCCGAGACTATCGTCTGCACAGCTCGTCCATATCCAGGAACGGTACCGACAACATGGCCCAGTTCCACCGTAACTCCAGAGCGCAGTCCTTCCTGCAGACTGAGACCACCGTGGT CACTTCTGGGATGTACGTTCCAGTGACTGCACAATGA